The Sphingomonas sanxanigenens DSM 19645 = NX02 genome includes a region encoding these proteins:
- the urtC gene encoding urea ABC transporter permease subunit UrtC, protein MSDAPRLALPPAVSRLLPWLLLGCATIAPFLLSPYDLNLLARFMAMAILALGLVLIWGHGGILSLGQGVFFGLGGYAIAMHMKLVDLPQGELPDFMMWSGRESLPISWAPFHSPLLTILAILLVPALIGALFAWAVFHRRVGGTYFALITQALALAFATFLTSRQDVTGGFNGLTDFYGIFGFGLSRPGVATSLYWVTLACLCTAFVGLRLLLASRFGILLRAMRDGENRARFLGYDPTPFKVAAFAIAALLAGVAGALFTLHAGVVSPALVGVVPSIEMVVWVAIGGRYSLAGAIVGALLVNIARDSISSAIPELWLYLVGAIFILTVTMLPNGLAGLAKR, encoded by the coding sequence ATGTCTGACGCGCCCCGCCTCGCATTGCCGCCGGCGGTGTCGCGCCTGCTGCCCTGGCTGCTGCTCGGTTGCGCCACGATCGCGCCCTTCCTGCTCTCGCCCTACGATCTCAACCTGCTCGCGCGCTTCATGGCGATGGCGATCCTCGCGCTCGGCCTTGTGCTGATCTGGGGGCATGGCGGCATCCTCAGCCTGGGGCAGGGCGTGTTCTTCGGGCTCGGCGGCTATGCCATCGCGATGCACATGAAGCTGGTGGATCTGCCGCAGGGCGAACTGCCGGACTTCATGATGTGGAGCGGCCGCGAAAGCCTGCCGATCTCGTGGGCGCCGTTCCACAGCCCGTTGCTCACCATCCTCGCGATCCTGCTGGTGCCGGCGCTGATCGGGGCGCTGTTCGCGTGGGCGGTGTTTCACCGCCGCGTCGGCGGCACCTATTTCGCACTCATCACCCAGGCGCTGGCGCTCGCCTTCGCCACCTTCCTCACCAGCCGGCAGGATGTGACCGGCGGCTTCAACGGCCTTACCGATTTCTACGGCATCTTCGGCTTCGGCCTCTCTCGGCCCGGGGTGGCGACGAGCCTCTACTGGGTGACGCTGGCCTGCCTGTGCACTGCCTTCGTCGGCCTCCGGCTGCTGCTCGCCTCGCGCTTCGGCATCCTGCTGCGGGCGATGCGCGACGGCGAGAACCGCGCACGCTTCCTCGGTTACGACCCGACGCCGTTCAAGGTTGCCGCGTTCGCGATCGCGGCGCTGCTCGCAGGCGTCGCAGGCGCCCTGTTCACGCTCCATGCCGGGGTGGTCTCTCCCGCGCTGGTCGGCGTGGTACCCTCGATCGAGATGGTGGTGTGGGTGGCGATCGGCGGGCGTTACAGCCTTGCCGGTGCGATCGTCGGCGCGCTGCTGGTCAACATCGCGCGCGACAGCATCTCCAGCGCGATCCCCGAACTGTGGCTCTATCTGGTCGGCGCGATCTTCATCCTGACGGTGACGATGCTGCCCAACGGCCTCGCCGGGCTGGCGAAGCGATGA
- a CDS encoding peptidyl-prolyl cis-trans isomerase, giving the protein MATAQGAAVRGGSARGFDARRIGAALKAGVRDPLFAFLIVGGGFFAAYAAVEASRKPPVHYSTEVKRALVDEFQTLAGRKATAADEAKMQKDFITDELLFREAIARGMHLTDGPTRKRLIDKVRYLIAGAPAEPTEEQIVNHYSENLKRYRAEPKTSFSQIFFSAAPKDPAGTLAALNRGDAVAGDDFWLGRDYPRYGDSMVRGIFGQPFIETLAKAPTGQWIGPVRTPRGWHFVRKDEAIAPALMPYSDIRDQVRQDYMMAETEGTIDREIAKLKEEYDVRIDR; this is encoded by the coding sequence ATGGCGACGGCGCAAGGGGCGGCGGTGCGTGGCGGGAGCGCCCGGGGTTTCGACGCGAGGCGGATCGGCGCGGCGCTGAAGGCGGGGGTGCGCGATCCGCTGTTCGCGTTCCTGATCGTGGGCGGCGGCTTCTTCGCCGCCTATGCCGCGGTCGAGGCGAGCCGCAAGCCGCCGGTCCATTACAGCACCGAGGTGAAGCGCGCATTGGTCGACGAGTTCCAGACGCTCGCCGGTCGCAAGGCGACTGCCGCCGACGAAGCCAAGATGCAAAAGGATTTCATCACCGACGAGCTGCTGTTCCGCGAAGCGATCGCGCGCGGCATGCACCTGACCGACGGCCCGACCCGGAAGCGGCTGATCGACAAGGTCCGCTACCTGATCGCCGGCGCCCCCGCCGAGCCGACCGAGGAACAGATCGTCAATCATTATTCGGAGAATCTGAAGCGCTATCGCGCCGAGCCCAAGACCAGCTTCTCGCAGATCTTCTTTTCGGCAGCGCCGAAGGATCCGGCGGGCACGCTCGCGGCGCTCAACCGCGGCGATGCGGTGGCGGGCGACGATTTCTGGCTGGGCCGCGACTATCCGCGTTATGGCGACAGCATGGTGCGCGGCATCTTCGGCCAGCCCTTCATCGAGACATTGGCGAAGGCCCCGACCGGGCAGTGGATCGGCCCGGTGCGCACCCCGCGCGGCTGGCATTTCGTGCGCAAGGACGAAGCGATCGCGCCCGCGCTGATGCCCTATTCCGACATCCGCGATCAGGTGCGGCAGGATTATATGATGGCCGAGACCGAAGGCACGATCGATCGCGAGATCGCCAAGCTCAAGGAGGAATATGATGTCCGCATCGATCGCTAG
- the mprF gene encoding bifunctional lysylphosphatidylglycerol flippase/synthetase MprF encodes MIASGIVALRMLAARHRRRIEAVGVLLAALLGFAALHALLAEVHPHAIAAALRAVDPMRVAAALMLTAASYAMLTLYDVVALRAIGRPLPYRTAAFAAFTSYTLSHNLGFAWLTGGSARYRIYTAAGLDGGDVVRVITMASLAFWMGVVVLAGGALILHAAPLALGGFSIAPTLQHLIGGGISVAAVLLLALLPGRHRRPRRLPSRGSALALLGISAVDLAAASAALLVLAPGASASLFPAFFLAYALAIVIALLAHVPGGVGVFEAAMLALLPQLPPPALLAALIAYRLIYYLLPLALAGLLLALQERRQLQRPINAAAGIARFVMRGTAPALLAALVFAGGVVLLVSGSLPAEPARLNLLRHIVPLPFVETSHIAASLAGTGLLLLAPALFRRLDAAFLLARALLIAGAAFSVAKGIDYEEAAILLAVAALLQLSRGAFYRRTALTAALGTPRTGVPIAVAIGLSVWVGFFSYKHVAYQNDLWWEFAWHGDASRFLRASFAIAVALVCVAVLRLFAHPDTTVPSTAVDEQAAATALAHSPRSDAMLAYTGDKRFLRSPSGPAMLMYQVQGRSWIVMGDPIGARADWPDLLWMIRERSDAAQGRLLLYQISLDAVPLAIDLGLQLVKYGEEARVALAGFTLDGAEMKSLRYAERRAIREGASFEIVPRAAVAPLMPELRAVSDAWLDAKGHDEKAFSIGRFDPAYLTRFDCAVVRHEGRIVAFANVWGTEEREELSVDLMRHADAAPYGTMDFLFVQLMKWGREQGYGWFNLGLAPLSGIEARRLAPIWAQVGHLLYRHGEALYGFEGLRAYKEKFAPVWSPRYIAAPHGVGLARALIDLQTLVGGGAGSVARRARLALAA; translated from the coding sequence ATGATCGCCTCGGGGATCGTCGCGCTGCGCATGCTGGCGGCGCGGCACCGCCGGCGGATCGAGGCGGTTGGCGTGCTGCTGGCGGCACTGCTCGGCTTCGCGGCGCTGCACGCACTGCTCGCCGAGGTGCATCCCCATGCGATCGCCGCGGCGCTGCGCGCGGTCGATCCGATGCGGGTGGCGGCGGCGCTGATGCTGACCGCCGCGAGCTATGCGATGCTGACGCTGTATGACGTCGTCGCGCTCCGCGCGATCGGCCGGCCGCTCCCCTATCGCACCGCCGCCTTCGCCGCCTTCACCAGCTATACGCTGAGCCACAATCTGGGCTTCGCGTGGCTGACCGGCGGGTCGGCGCGCTATCGCATCTACACCGCTGCCGGGCTCGACGGTGGCGACGTCGTCCGCGTCATCACCATGGCCAGCCTCGCCTTCTGGATGGGGGTGGTCGTGCTCGCGGGCGGTGCGCTCATCCTGCATGCCGCGCCGCTTGCCCTCGGCGGGTTCTCCATTGCGCCGACGCTGCAGCATCTCATCGGCGGCGGCATATCGGTTGCGGCGGTGCTGCTCCTCGCGCTTTTGCCCGGGCGCCATCGACGCCCGCGGCGCCTGCCGTCGCGCGGCAGCGCGCTCGCGCTGCTCGGCATTTCCGCGGTCGATCTCGCGGCCGCCAGCGCGGCGCTGCTGGTGCTCGCCCCCGGCGCTTCGGCATCCTTGTTTCCGGCCTTCTTTCTTGCCTATGCATTGGCGATCGTCATCGCGCTGCTCGCCCACGTGCCGGGCGGGGTGGGGGTGTTCGAGGCGGCGATGCTGGCGCTGCTGCCGCAATTGCCGCCGCCCGCCTTGCTCGCGGCGCTGATCGCCTATCGGCTCATCTATTATCTGCTGCCGCTCGCGCTCGCCGGGCTGCTGCTCGCGCTGCAAGAGCGGCGGCAGTTGCAGCGTCCGATCAACGCCGCGGCGGGCATCGCCCGGTTCGTCATGCGCGGCACCGCGCCGGCCTTGCTGGCGGCCTTGGTGTTCGCGGGCGGCGTCGTGCTGCTGGTGTCGGGATCGCTGCCCGCGGAGCCGGCGCGGCTCAACCTGCTGCGCCATATCGTGCCTTTGCCCTTCGTCGAGACCTCGCACATCGCCGCCAGCCTGGCCGGCACCGGGCTGCTGCTGCTTGCGCCCGCGCTGTTCCGGCGGCTCGATGCCGCCTTCCTGCTCGCGCGGGCACTGCTGATCGCGGGCGCCGCCTTCTCGGTCGCGAAGGGCATCGATTATGAAGAAGCGGCGATCCTGCTGGCGGTCGCCGCGCTGCTGCAGCTTTCGCGGGGCGCATTCTACCGGCGGACGGCGCTGACCGCAGCGCTGGGCACGCCGCGCACGGGGGTTCCGATAGCGGTTGCGATCGGCCTGTCGGTCTGGGTCGGCTTCTTCTCGTACAAGCATGTCGCCTATCAGAATGACCTGTGGTGGGAATTCGCCTGGCATGGCGATGCCTCGCGCTTCCTGCGCGCCAGCTTCGCGATCGCCGTCGCGCTGGTCTGCGTCGCGGTGCTGCGGCTGTTCGCGCATCCGGATACGACGGTGCCGTCGACCGCCGTCGACGAACAGGCGGCGGCCACGGCGCTCGCGCACAGCCCGCGCAGCGACGCGATGCTGGCTTATACCGGCGACAAGCGCTTCCTCCGCTCGCCCTCGGGACCGGCGATGCTGATGTATCAGGTGCAGGGGCGGAGCTGGATCGTGATGGGCGATCCGATCGGCGCGCGTGCGGACTGGCCCGATCTGTTGTGGATGATCCGCGAACGCTCCGATGCCGCGCAGGGGCGGCTGCTGCTCTACCAGATCTCGCTGGATGCGGTGCCGCTGGCGATCGATCTCGGGCTGCAGCTCGTCAAATATGGCGAGGAGGCGCGCGTCGCGCTGGCCGGCTTCACGCTCGACGGCGCGGAGATGAAGTCGCTGCGATACGCCGAACGGCGGGCGATCCGCGAAGGTGCCAGCTTCGAGATCGTACCGCGCGCCGCGGTCGCGCCGCTGATGCCCGAACTCCGGGCGGTCTCCGACGCCTGGCTCGACGCCAAGGGGCATGACGAGAAGGCCTTCTCGATCGGCCGCTTCGACCCCGCTTATCTCACCCGGTTCGATTGCGCGGTGGTGCGCCATGAGGGACGGATCGTCGCCTTCGCAAACGTCTGGGGCACTGAAGAGCGCGAGGAATTGTCGGTCGACCTGATGCGCCACGCCGACGCTGCGCCCTACGGCACGATGGATTTCCTGTTCGTCCAGCTCATGAAATGGGGGCGGGAACAGGGCTATGGCTGGTTCAACCTGGGCCTCGCGCCGCTTTCGGGGATCGAGGCGCGGCGGCTGGCGCCGATCTGGGCGCAGGTCGGCCACCTGCTCTATCGCCATGGCGAGGCGCTGTACGGGTTCGAAGGCTTACGCGCCTATAAGGAGAAGTTCGCGCCGGTCTGGTCGCCGCGCTACATCGCCGCGCCGCATGGCGTCGGGCTGGCGCGGGCGCTGATCGATCTGCAGACGCTCGTCGGCGGCGGTGCCGGCAGCGTCGCGCGCCGCGCCCGGCTGGCGCTGGCGGCCTGA
- a CDS encoding AcvB/VirJ family lysyl-phosphatidylglycerol hydrolase, with product MSRLRRLMVVLALLVAAAGGFAGWLAHIGYFGGPVFFEIPAKPGTSAQGAVAVLLSGDLGFRIGMGPRIADRLAADGIPVIGVSSLAYFRTQRTPADAQALLAKAARRALAFGHGDRLILIGQSFGADMLHVGLTRLPADLRGKVQMVALVVPTDTVFFRASPGELFNWARPDAAALPTARALTWVPTVCIRGVDEADSLCPALTQPNVRGVALPGGHALHHDIDALYAALRREILATAPRAT from the coding sequence ATGTCGCGGTTGCGCAGGTTGATGGTCGTTTTGGCGCTGCTGGTTGCGGCGGCTGGAGGGTTTGCCGGCTGGCTGGCGCATATCGGCTATTTCGGCGGGCCGGTGTTCTTCGAGATACCGGCCAAGCCCGGCACGTCAGCGCAGGGCGCGGTCGCGGTGCTGCTGTCCGGCGATCTCGGCTTTCGCATCGGCATGGGGCCGCGCATCGCCGATCGGCTGGCTGCCGACGGCATTCCCGTGATCGGCGTCAGTTCGCTTGCCTATTTCCGCACGCAGCGCACGCCCGCCGATGCGCAGGCGCTGCTCGCCAAGGCCGCACGCCGCGCGCTCGCCTTCGGGCATGGCGACCGGCTGATCCTGATCGGCCAGTCTTTCGGTGCCGACATGCTGCATGTCGGGCTGACCCGGCTGCCCGCGGACCTGCGCGGCAAGGTGCAGATGGTCGCGCTGGTGGTGCCGACCGACACGGTCTTTTTCCGTGCGTCGCCCGGCGAGCTGTTCAATTGGGCGAGGCCCGATGCCGCGGCCTTGCCCACCGCCCGCGCGCTCACCTGGGTGCCGACGGTCTGCATCCGGGGCGTCGACGAGGCGGACAGCCTCTGCCCGGCGTTGACCCAGCCCAACGTCCGCGGTGTCGCGCTGCCCGGCGGGCATGCGCTGCACCATGATATCGATGCGCTCTACGCGGCGCTGCGCCGCGAGATCCTGGCCACCGCGCCGCGGGCGACCTGA
- the urtB gene encoding urea ABC transporter permease subunit UrtB, translating to MTDLPLVLNQLFNGVSVASLYLLAALGLALSFGLMRVVNMAHGEMLMLGGYLAWLTLIVVPGPAGILVAIPVAFAGAAVAGGVIQTALISRLAARPLDTLLATWGVSLILQQAARDLFGAIGVEVRAPDWLSGGITVAGIAMPSARLFIIGVTVAVLAALALLLARTRIGLFVRAVNQDRMMAGATGIDVRRVDLAVFCLGSGIAGLAGVVLALLGPVTPTVGQSYIVPAFLVVVMGGLGSLVGTTVSAVILGLFSALVQIFVDVSAAQMLLLLFVILFIQIRPQGVVAVKSRALDV from the coding sequence ATGACCGACCTCCCGCTCGTCCTCAACCAGCTGTTCAACGGCGTCTCGGTCGCATCGCTCTACCTCCTCGCCGCGCTCGGCCTGGCGCTCAGCTTCGGGCTGATGCGCGTCGTCAACATGGCGCATGGCGAGATGCTGATGCTGGGCGGCTATCTCGCCTGGCTGACGCTGATCGTCGTCCCCGGCCCGGCCGGCATCCTCGTCGCGATCCCGGTGGCGTTCGCGGGCGCCGCGGTTGCGGGCGGGGTGATCCAGACGGCGCTGATCTCGCGCCTCGCCGCGCGGCCGCTCGATACGCTGCTGGCGACCTGGGGCGTCAGCCTGATCCTGCAGCAGGCGGCGCGCGACCTGTTCGGCGCGATCGGCGTCGAGGTGCGCGCGCCGGACTGGCTTTCGGGCGGCATCACCGTCGCCGGCATCGCCATGCCCTCGGCGCGGCTGTTCATCATCGGCGTGACGGTGGCGGTGCTCGCCGCGCTCGCGCTGCTGCTGGCGCGAACGCGGATCGGGCTGTTCGTGCGCGCGGTCAATCAGGACCGGATGATGGCAGGGGCCACCGGCATCGACGTGCGCCGCGTCGATCTTGCCGTCTTCTGCCTCGGATCGGGCATTGCCGGGCTGGCCGGCGTGGTGCTGGCGCTGCTCGGCCCGGTTACGCCCACGGTCGGGCAGAGCTATATCGTGCCGGCGTTCCTCGTCGTCGTGATGGGCGGCCTCGGCAGCCTCGTCGGCACCACCGTCTCGGCGGTTATCCTCGGCCTGTTCTCGGCGCTGGTGCAGATCTTCGTCGATGTCAGCGCGGCGCAGATGCTGCTGCTGCTGTTCGTCATCCTCTTCATCCAGATCCGTCCGCAGGGCGTGGTCGCGGTCAAGAGCCGCGCGCTCGATGTCTGA
- a CDS encoding HupE/UreJ family protein — MSASIARAFARALAMVAMAATIALLGTAPARADIFMSAEFSLSRGEDANSYEFTAAVPEAIGAPAALIYPEGCRQTSVSRQTMAGRAQYAFEFACDRAFRADDVIRTPWKADGGTFVTNVMGAQVDRSLSGDGDGIVVPVGETAAGDRPLSQLAPEFLEQGVVHIWMGWDHLAFVLCLCLLASGRQLVGLVTAFTLGHSISLALAFFALVAVPVPPVEAAIALSIAFMAREALMASGRTGNRPALRRQTIVVSLFGLLHGLGFASALGELGVSHAERVPSLIFFNIGVEAGQLAFVAAVTLAMMLLRRVNVSQPVRVAALYAVGAIGAFWMVERVSGFGIA, encoded by the coding sequence ATGTCCGCATCGATCGCTAGGGCCTTCGCGCGGGCGCTGGCCATGGTGGCGATGGCAGCGACGATCGCGCTGCTGGGCACCGCCCCGGCGCGCGCGGACATCTTCATGTCCGCCGAGTTCAGCCTTTCGCGCGGCGAGGATGCCAACAGCTACGAGTTCACGGCGGCGGTGCCCGAGGCGATCGGCGCACCGGCGGCGCTCATCTATCCCGAGGGCTGCCGCCAGACGTCGGTCAGCCGCCAGACGATGGCCGGCCGCGCGCAATACGCGTTCGAATTCGCCTGCGATCGCGCGTTCCGCGCCGATGACGTGATCCGCACGCCGTGGAAGGCGGATGGCGGCACCTTCGTCACCAATGTGATGGGCGCGCAGGTCGACCGCAGCCTTTCCGGCGACGGCGACGGCATCGTCGTACCGGTGGGCGAGACCGCCGCCGGCGACCGCCCGCTCAGCCAGCTTGCGCCCGAATTCCTCGAACAGGGCGTCGTCCACATCTGGATGGGCTGGGATCACCTCGCCTTCGTGCTGTGCCTCTGCCTGCTCGCCAGCGGCCGCCAACTCGTCGGGCTGGTGACCGCGTTCACGCTCGGCCACTCGATCTCGCTCGCGCTCGCCTTCTTCGCGCTGGTGGCGGTGCCGGTCCCGCCGGTGGAAGCGGCCATCGCGCTGTCGATCGCGTTCATGGCGCGCGAAGCGTTGATGGCATCGGGCCGGACCGGGAATCGGCCGGCGCTGCGCCGGCAGACGATCGTCGTCTCGCTGTTCGGGCTGCTCCACGGCCTCGGCTTCGCCAGCGCGCTCGGCGAACTCGGCGTCTCGCATGCGGAGCGCGTGCCGAGCCTGATCTTCTTCAACATCGGCGTCGAGGCCGGCCAGCTTGCCTTCGTCGCGGCCGTCACGCTCGCAATGATGTTGCTGCGGCGGGTGAATGTCTCGCAGCCGGTGCGCGTCGCCGCGCTCTACGCGGTCGGCGCGATCGGTGCCTTCTGGATGGTCGAGCGCGTCAGCGGGTTCGGCATCGCCTGA
- the urtA gene encoding urea ABC transporter substrate-binding protein gives MVLRSAKILFLTAAVSALALAGCSKGGGGDGGAPAGDTVSVGVLQSLTGTMAISEITVKNAEMLAIEEINAAGGVLGKTINALVEDGASDPSTFAQKASKLVEDGKVSTVFGGWTSASRKAMLPVFERTDNLLWYPVQFEGNECSPNIMYSGAQPNQQILPAFEWAKEKGYKNIFLIGSDYVFPRTANLILKKHIEKGGLGVAGEAYVPLGGTDFSGVIAKIRAAKPDIVFNTLNGDSNVAFFKQMQAAGLTSKTLPVMSFSIGEQEAQAMGAGLVEGSYAAWNYFQSLDLPGNARFVAAYKKKYGADAAITDPMVHGYLNVWAWKAAVEKAGSFDPAAVRKAAASLGGFETPMGKVSFAANQSLVQKAYIGQLKPDGQFAIVADSGADIQPEPYDALAFPGKTCKL, from the coding sequence ATGGTGCTTCGGTCGGCGAAGATCCTGTTTCTGACGGCCGCGGTCTCCGCGCTGGCGCTGGCCGGCTGCTCGAAGGGCGGCGGCGGCGACGGCGGCGCGCCCGCGGGCGATACCGTGTCGGTGGGGGTGCTGCAGTCGCTGACCGGTACGATGGCGATCAGCGAGATCACCGTGAAGAATGCCGAGATGCTGGCGATCGAAGAGATCAACGCGGCGGGCGGCGTGCTCGGCAAGACGATCAACGCGCTGGTCGAGGACGGCGCGTCGGATCCCTCCACCTTCGCGCAGAAGGCGTCGAAGCTGGTGGAGGACGGCAAGGTCTCCACCGTGTTCGGCGGCTGGACCTCCGCCAGCCGCAAGGCGATGCTGCCGGTGTTCGAACGCACGGATAACCTGCTGTGGTATCCGGTGCAGTTCGAGGGCAATGAATGCTCGCCCAACATCATGTATTCGGGCGCGCAGCCCAACCAGCAGATCCTGCCTGCGTTCGAATGGGCAAAGGAAAAGGGTTACAAGAACATCTTCCTGATCGGCTCGGACTATGTGTTTCCGCGCACCGCCAACCTGATCCTCAAGAAGCATATCGAAAAGGGTGGCCTCGGCGTCGCGGGCGAGGCCTATGTGCCATTGGGCGGGACCGATTTCTCCGGCGTGATCGCCAAGATCCGGGCGGCCAAGCCGGACATCGTCTTCAACACGCTGAACGGTGACAGCAATGTCGCCTTCTTCAAGCAGATGCAGGCCGCCGGCCTGACCTCGAAGACGCTGCCGGTGATGTCCTTCTCGATCGGCGAGCAGGAAGCGCAGGCGATGGGCGCCGGGCTGGTGGAGGGCAGCTATGCCGCCTGGAACTATTTCCAGAGCCTCGACCTGCCGGGCAACGCCAGGTTCGTCGCGGCCTACAAGAAGAAATATGGCGCGGACGCCGCGATCACCGATCCGATGGTGCATGGCTATCTGAACGTGTGGGCGTGGAAGGCCGCAGTCGAGAAGGCGGGCAGCTTCGATCCGGCGGCGGTGCGCAAGGCGGCGGCGTCGCTCGGCGGGTTCGAGACGCCGATGGGCAAGGTCTCCTTCGCGGCGAACCAGAGCCTCGTGCAGAAGGCCTATATCGGCCAGCTCAAGCCCGACGGCCAGTTCGCGATCGTCGCGGACTCGGGCGCCGACATCCAGCCGGAGCCCTATGACGCGCTCGCCTTCCCCGGCAAGACGTGCAAGCTGTGA
- a CDS encoding tetratricopeptide repeat-containing sulfotransferase family protein gives MAPARPLPDLPAARRALEEGDLDRCARIATAATQARPDHAEGHFLLAMAMAEGGRIAAALPVIARAVTLAPADAEYRAQLARLNALARREADARAAADAAVALARGADARTLDTIGCVYARLGDHEAAVPLFERAVGMAADDVGFRFNLASSYGFFGRVDDAERHYEAIVARRPGHGRAHLGIAGLRRQTPDRNHAARLEAALATTADPVERLRIHYAAAKEYEDLGDHEAVFRHLATGNAAHKARLAFDIEADAGIVDAIRASFTDPAYFAGPSDIADAPVFVVGLPRTGTTLVDRILAAHPGISSAGELQAMPLALKRLAQTPSRLVLDRETVLAARDLDPARLGAAYLERARQHAGGRAPRFVDKLPLNFLYIGHIARALPNARIVCLRRNPMDSVWSNFKTLFATGSSYYAWSYDLMDTARYYALFDGLIAFWQAHFPGRVLELGYEALVADQEGETRRLLDHVGLPWDEHCLRFHETDEAVATPSAQQVRRPLNACSIGRWRHYARELAPVADFFTARGIVAA, from the coding sequence GTGGCGCCGGCGCGCCCCCTGCCCGACCTGCCGGCGGCGCGCCGCGCGCTGGAGGAAGGAGACCTCGACCGCTGCGCCCGGATCGCGACCGCGGCGACGCAGGCCCGGCCCGACCATGCCGAGGGCCATTTTCTGCTCGCGATGGCGATGGCCGAGGGTGGCCGCATCGCCGCCGCGCTGCCGGTGATCGCGCGCGCGGTGACCTTGGCGCCCGCCGACGCCGAGTATCGCGCGCAACTCGCCCGGCTCAACGCGCTGGCGCGGCGCGAGGCCGATGCCCGCGCGGCCGCCGATGCCGCGGTGGCACTGGCGCGCGGAGCGGACGCACGCACGCTCGACACGATCGGTTGCGTCTATGCCCGGCTGGGCGATCACGAAGCGGCGGTGCCGCTGTTCGAGCGCGCGGTCGGCATGGCGGCCGACGATGTCGGTTTCCGCTTCAACCTCGCCAGCAGCTACGGCTTCTTCGGCCGCGTCGACGATGCGGAGCGCCATTATGAGGCGATCGTCGCGCGCCGGCCGGGGCATGGCCGCGCGCATCTCGGCATCGCCGGCCTTCGCCGCCAGACGCCCGATCGCAACCATGCCGCGCGCCTCGAGGCGGCGCTGGCCACCACTGCCGATCCGGTCGAGCGGCTGCGCATCCATTATGCCGCCGCCAAGGAATATGAGGATCTGGGCGACCATGAGGCCGTGTTCCGCCACCTCGCCACCGGCAACGCCGCGCACAAGGCCAGGCTGGCCTTCGACATCGAGGCCGATGCCGGGATCGTCGATGCGATCCGCGCCAGCTTCACCGATCCCGCCTATTTCGCCGGCCCCAGCGACATCGCCGACGCGCCGGTGTTCGTCGTCGGCCTGCCGCGCACCGGCACGACCCTGGTCGACCGCATCCTTGCCGCGCATCCCGGGATCAGTTCGGCAGGCGAATTGCAGGCGATGCCGCTGGCGCTCAAGCGGCTGGCGCAGACGCCTTCGCGGCTGGTGCTCGATCGCGAGACGGTGCTGGCGGCGCGCGATCTCGATCCGGCGCGGCTCGGCGCCGCCTATCTGGAGCGCGCGCGCCAGCATGCCGGTGGGCGTGCGCCCCGCTTCGTCGACAAGCTGCCGCTCAACTTCCTCTACATCGGCCATATCGCACGCGCGCTGCCCAACGCGCGCATCGTCTGCCTGCGCCGCAACCCGATGGACAGCGTGTGGAGCAATTTCAAGACCCTGTTCGCCACCGGTTCCAGCTATTACGCCTGGTCCTACGACCTGATGGATACCGCGCGCTATTATGCGCTGTTCGACGGCCTGATCGCCTTCTGGCAGGCGCACTTTCCCGGCCGCGTGCTCGAACTGGGCTATGAGGCGCTGGTCGCCGACCAGGAGGGCGAAACGCGCCGGCTGCTCGACCATGTCGGCCTGCCCTGGGACGAGCACTGCCTGCGCTTCCACGAAACCGACGAGGCGGTGGCGACGCCCAGCGCGCAGCAGGTGCGCCGGCCGCTCAACGCCTGCTCGATCGGGCGCTGGCGGCATTACGCGCGGGAACTGGCGCCGGTCGCAGACTTCTTCACCGCCCGGGGGATCGTCGCCGCATAG
- a CDS encoding DUF2147 domain-containing protein, whose translation MIAVAAALLAGPGAATPAGAEVPAVATTLGTWINPHGTVKVRTGMCGSVLCGHIVWASAEANADAAESGVPRLVGTELLGNYRPAGAGRWRGEVYVPDMGRRFASTIEPQGVDALRISGCILGGLICRSQIWHRA comes from the coding sequence ATGATCGCGGTCGCCGCCGCATTGCTCGCCGGACCGGGCGCGGCGACGCCCGCCGGCGCCGAGGTGCCTGCCGTCGCCACCACGCTCGGCACCTGGATCAACCCGCACGGTACCGTGAAGGTGCGGACCGGCATGTGCGGCAGCGTGCTTTGCGGCCATATCGTCTGGGCGAGCGCGGAGGCCAATGCGGATGCCGCCGAAAGCGGCGTGCCGCGGCTGGTCGGCACCGAATTGCTCGGCAATTACCGGCCGGCCGGAGCCGGGCGCTGGCGCGGCGAGGTCTATGTGCCCGATATGGGGCGGCGCTTTGCATCGACGATCGAGCCGCAGGGCGTGGACGCGCTGCGCATCAGCGGCTGCATCCTCGGCGGGCTGATCTGCCGGTCGCAGATCTGGCACCGCGCATGA